In Nocardia sp. NBC_01327, the genomic stretch GCCGGTTTTCGCGCAGCGGCAGCGCATCCAGATCGATGACCACGGCGCAGGTGCGCGGCGGCAGGCCGGAACGCTCCAGCACGGCCGGATGCAGTTCACCGGCGTGGCCGACCACCGCACCGTCGACCAGCAGTTCGGCGCCACGGCCCGGATGCCACGGCAGGAAGGCCACGGCCCGGCGCTCGATGACCACGCCCGCAGCCTCGGCGACCACATCGACCAGGCCGAAGGCATCGGCGGCCTCGACCGCGCGACCGGGGCCCCACGGTCCGCGCGGTTCGCGCTTACCGGTCAGCACGGCGGCGACATGCACCGGCTGATCGGGCAGTGAGCGCAGCAGCGCGCCGATCTCGTCCTCGGTCGGACGGCGGTCCACCGGCAGCGGGCCGACCGGTGCGGTCTGCTCGGTCCGGCGCACCACCTGGGCGATCCCGTAGATGGCCAGATCGCGCTCACCGCGAGAGATATTGCGGGCGGCCACCTCCAGCAGTCCCGGCAGCAGCGTCGAGGCCAGTTCGGGCCGATCCGCATCCAGCGGGTTGAGCACGCGCATGGTGTTGCGGCGCGGATCGTCGGCGGGCAGTCCCCAGATGTCGAACACCTCGCGGGACATGAACACCGGCACCGGCACCTCGACGCAGCCCTCGAAGGCCAGGGCCTTGCTGACCGCGCGGCGGCGCTTCTGCTCGGCGGTCAGTCCGCGACCGGCCGGGGCGGTGGGCAGCACCGACGGAATCTTGTCCAGACCCTCCAGCCGCAGCACCTCCTCCACCAGATCGGCGGGCTGGGTGAGATCGGGCCGCCAGCTCGGCGGGGTGACGATCAGCTGGCCGTGCCCGGCCTCGCTGACGCCGACATCGACCGCGCAGCCGACCTGCTGCAGGCGGCGGGTGGAAGCGCCGGGGGCGTAGTGCACGCCCGCAATGCGATCGGCCAGATCGATGTCCATGGCGATGGGCTCGACGGCCGGAACCGGCACCCGCACATCGGTGAGCACGGATTCGACTGTGCCACCGGCAATCTCGGCGAGCAGACCGGCGGCGCGGTCCAGCGCGGCCAGATTGAGCTCCGGATCGACAATGCGCTCGAAACGGCGGCTGGCCTCGGAGCCCAGCTTGTGCCGGCGTGCGGTGCGCGCCACGGCGATCGGATTCCAGGTCGCGGCCTCGAGGATGATCTCGGTGGATTCCCCGCCGACCTCGGTGCTCGCGCCGCCCATGATGCCCGCGAGGGAGATGACGCCGGAATCGTCGGCGATCACCACATCCTCGGCATCGAGGGTGCGCTCGACCTCGTCGAGAGTGCGCAGGGTCTCACCCTTGTTGGCGCGCCGCACCACAAGTCCGCCCGACACCTTCGCGGCATCGAAGGCGTGCAGCGGCTGGCCCAGTTCGAGCATGACGTAGTTGGTGACGTCGACCGCCGGGGAGATCGGGCGCACACCCGAGAGCAGCAGTCGCCGCTGCAACCACCACGGGCTCACGGCCTTCGGATCGATGCCGGCGACCTTGCGCACCGCGAAACGCGTGCACAGCGCCTCCGGTTCCAGCCGCACCGGCCACGCCTCGGCGTCGGCGTCGGGCAGCGACCGCACGGCCGGATCCTGGAACTCCAGATCGAAACCGCAGGCCAGTTCCCGCGCCAGACCGCGCGCCGAGAAGGCGTAACCGCGGTCGGGGGTGATGGCCAGTTCGATGACGGTGTCGTCCAGGCCGAGCAGCTCATTGGCATCGGTGCCGGGCTCGGCGGTACCGGGCTCGAGCACCAGAATGCCGTTGTGGTCCTTGCCGATGGCCAGTTCCGCGACCGAGCAGATCATGCCGTTGGAGGTGTGCCCGTAGGTCTTGCGCGAGGCGATCTTGAAGCCGCCCGGCAGCTCACCACCCGGAAGCACCACGACCACCAGATCACCGACGGCGAAATTCCGTGCGCCGCAGACGATCTCCTGCAACTCAGGCGTGCCGATATCGACCTTGCAGAACCGGATGGGCTTCTTGAACTCGGTCAGCTCGGTGATCTCGGCAACCCGGCCGACGACCAGCGGATGCTCGATCTCGCCGCCCACCCGCTGCAGCTGTTCGACCTCTTCGACCTCCAGGCCGACCCGGACGAACCCCGCGTCGAGCTCCTCCGGCGTCACCGACCACCCGGGGGTGGTGCGCTGCAGGATTTCCGTCAGCCAGGACTGCGCTACTCGCACTTGACGTTTCGCTTCCTCGTTGGAGTGGGGGTGGGCTCAGGCTTGGATGCCGAAGGGCAGCGTGAAACGCACGTCGCCCTCGACGATGTCGCGCATATCGGGCAGGCCGTTGCGGAACTGCAGAGTCCGCTCCAGACCCATGCCGAAGGCGAAACCGCTGTACACCTCGGGATCGATCCCGCTGGCAATGAGCACCTTCGGATTCACCATGCCGCAGCCGCCCCACTCGACCCAGCCCGGACCGCCCTTCTTGTCCTCGAACCACACGTCCACCTCGGCGGACGGTTCGGTGAAGGGGAAGAAGCTGGGCCGCATGCGGGTGGTGGTGTTCGGGCCGAACAGCGCACGCGCGAACGCGTCCAAGGTGCCCTTCAGATGCGCCATGGTCAGGCCCTTGTCGATGGCCAGACCCTCCACCTGGGAGAACACCGGGGTATGCGTGGCATCGAGCTCATCGGTGCGGAAGGTGCGACCGGGGCACACCACATAGATGGGCAGGTCACGAGAGAGCATGGAGCGCACCTGCACCGGCGAGGTGTGCGTGCGCAGCACCTGCCGCGAACCCTCGGGCGCGATATGGAAGGTGTCCTGCATGGTGCGCGCCGGATGATCCGGCAGGAAGTTCAGGGCGTCGAAGTTGAAGTGCTCGGTCTCGACCTCGGGACCTTCGGCGATCTCCCAGCCCATGGCGACGAACACATCACCGACACGCTCGGAGAGGGCATTGATGGGGTGCCGCGCGCCCACCGCACCGCGCCGGGCGGGCAGGGTCACGTCGATGGCCTCGGCCACCAGCACCGCGGCATCGCGCTCGGCGAGCAGTTCGGTATTGCGGGCCTCGTAGGCGTGCGTCACGCGCTGCCGGGCCACGTTCACCCGCTTGCCCGCCTCGGACTTCTCCTCCTTGGGCAGCGTGCCCAGGGAGCGCTGTGCCAGCGCGATCGGCGACTTGCCGCCCATGTACTCGGTTTTGGCGGTCGCGAGCGCTTCCAGGTCGGTGGCGGCGGCGAACGCCTTCTCAGCGGCCTCCGCGGCGGCTGCGAGGGATTCCTCGGTCAGCGCCGCGGTCTGCTCGGCACGGTCGTTGTCGTCGGCCACGATGGTTCGTCACTCCCCTGGCTGGTGCGGGTCGGGCGGAAATTCCTGCCCTATTCTTGCTGGTCGAATCGTAGTCGTTGTAATCAGCCCGGTTCATCCGCTTTTCTCGCAGGCAGCGCGCACCCTCCCGGCGTGGTGCGCGCCACCCGCACCCGGTCACGCGACCGGGTAGGTCTCGCGGAAAACAGTGCGCTCGACGGCCCGCCGGCCCGGGTGCGGACGCTGCTCGGCGGCATAGCCGACGGACATGAGCAGGGCGATGGACAGATCCGGGCGATCCTCGATGCCGATCACCTTCTTCACCCTGTCCTCCTCCCAGCCGTTCATCGGCGAGGTGGCCAGCCCGAGCTCGGTGGCGGCCAGCATGACGTAGGCGGCGGCGATCATGGCGTCCTTCACCGCGTACTCGCGCAGCAGCCCGCGCTCGGCCAGATTCTGCTGGAACTCGGTGGACGCGACCGAGAATCCGGCGATGAACTGCTCGTTCCAGGCGCCGTTGCGGCGGGCGTGGTCGTACACATCGCCCCGATCCTCTTGCCACGCTTGGGTTTCCGCGACGAAGACCAGCAGCACCGGGGCCTCCTGCGGCTGCGGCTGCCCACCGGTGGCCCAGGCCAGACCGTCCCGGCCCGCCGGTTCGGTGACCACCACGATCGAGCGGTCCTGCAGATTCCAGCTGGAGGGCGCCTCCATGGCCAGTTCCAGCAGGGCTTCCAAGGCGGCGGCGGGCACCGGATCGGGCCGGTAGTGCCGGACGGTGCGGCGGGCGCGAATGGCTTCGGCTACGGAGATCATGGTGTTCATGCCACTAACTATTGGAGAGTGACTCTTGTTTGTGAAGTAGGCACTAAATAGTGCGCTACTCTCCTGGACATGACCACGTTCGTCGAATCCTCGGGCCTGCCCGCCGACGTCTACTCCCCCAAATGCCCCACCCGCCAGGTCCTGGACCACATTGCCGGGAAGTGGACGATCCTCGTGGTGGACGCCCTGCTGCAGCAGGACACCATGCGCTACACCGAGCTGTCCCGCCGCATCGGCGGCGTCTCCCAGAAGATGCTCACGCAAACCCTGCGCAGCCTGGAAGGCGACGGATTCCTCACCCGCACAATGCATCCCACCATTCCACCGCGAGTGGAATACCAGCTGACGCCACTGGGCCGCAGCCTCGCTGAACCGATCAGCGCGCTGCGGCAGTGGACCGAAACTCATATCAATGAAGTGGAGCGAGCCCGGGCTCTGAATCACGCTGAGTAACAGTGATTTCCGCGGCCGGACGCTTGCGGCCGGGGAGGAACAGCGAGATCACCGCGCCCACCGCGACAATCGCGGCGCCGACGTAGATCGCCGGTTGCAGGCCGTCGACGTAGCTCTGCGGCGTGGCATAACCGCCGCGGGAGGCGAAGACCGACGCCAGGATCGCGACACCCATGGCGACACCGACCTCACGAATGGTGTTGTTGGCGCCCGAGGCCATGCCCTGATCCTGCGCGGAAGCGCTGGCCATGACGACCGAGGATGCGGGCGCGAAGGTCAGGCCCATACCGATGCCGCCGAGGATGAACGGCAGTACGAACGAGCCGTAGGAGACATCGACCGTGACGATCAGCGCCATCCAGCCCAGCGCGAACGCCAGCAATACCTGACCGGTAGCGACCAGCACCCGGGGACCGACCTTGTCGACGATCAGACCGGCGAGCGGGGCCACCACCATGGGCGCCATGGTCCACGGCATGGTCCGAATACCCGACTGCAGCGGCGAATACCCCTGCACCACCTGGAAGTACTGGGCCAGCAGGAAGATCGAGCCGAACACACCGATCGAGAAGGTGAACAGGACGGTATTGATCACGCTGAAGCCACGGGACCGGAACAGGTGCAACGGCAGCATCGGCGCGCCGACCCGCCGCTCCCAGACCACGAATGCGACGAGAAGCGCTGCGCCACCGAGCAATCCGCTGAGCACGACGGCCGAACCCCAGCCGTCGTCGGCGCCGTGAATGACACCCCACACCACCGCGAGCACGCCACCGGCCGAGAGCAGCAGGCCGATCACATCCAATCGGCGTGCGCCACCGAAGGATTCGTTCAGCACCCGTGCGACAAAAGGCACGGCGAGGATGCCGATGGGCACATTGATCCAGAAGATCCACTGCCAGTTCAGGCCGTCCACGACCGCGCCGCCGATGACCGGGCCGAGTGCCACGCCGAGTCCTGAGATGCCACCCCAGATACCGATGGCGGCGCTGCGCATCTTCTCCGGGACCGAGGCCGACAGCAGAGTGAGTGAGAGCGGCATGACCGCGGCCGCGCCGAAGCCCTGAATCGCCCGGAACAGGATGAGCATCCACGGTTCGGACGCCATGGCGCAGGCGGCCGAGGCGGCGGTGAAGAGCGCGATGCCGAACAGGAAGAGCTTGCGGCGACCGAGTCGGTCACCGAGGGCGGAGGCGGTAAGCAGCAGGGAGGCGAACGAGAGCGTGTAGGCGTTCACGAACCACTGCAGGTCGCTCAGCGAGGCGCCGAGGTCATGCTTGATGACCGGCAAAGCGCTGGTCACCACCAGATTATCCAGCGTGACCATGAACATGGGGATGCCGACGGCGGCAAGGACGGCAGCGAGCGGGGGTTTGCGCGAAGCGCTCGACCCGGGTGCGCCAGGGGCGGTTTCGAGTGTTCCAGTCATGTCCAAATCCTTGTTGTTATCGACTGATAACAAGAGAGTATGCATTGACTGATAACATGTCAATAGTGACTATGATTCCCCAATGACGAGGAGGCCGAAGCCGTGACGAGAACCCGCATGACCGCCAGCGAGCGTGGCGAGGAAGTGCTGCAGGCCGCCGTCATCGCCTTCGCCCAATCCGGTTACGCCGCAACAAAAACCGATGAGATCGCACGCCTGGCAGGCGTGTCGCAGCCATATGTCATCCGCCTCTTCGGCACCAAGCAGCAGCTGTTCCTGGCGACCTTGGAGCTGGCGTGCGATCGCATCGAGGAGATCTTCCGGGCCGCCGCCCTCGAGGCCGACCCCGTCGCCGCCCCCCGGGACAAATTGGACACGCTCGGGTCGGCGTTCGAGACCTTCCTCGACGAGCGCGACCTGCCGCTCATGCTGCTGCACGGCTTCGCCGCCTGTGGTGAACCGGCGATCGGCATCGCGACCCGCGACCGCTTCGGCCGGATCTACCAGCTGATTCGCGATCTCACCGGAGCCTCGGTGTCCGAGGCCCGCGACTTCATCGCCGCCGGCATGCTGCTCACCGATCTGGCCGCCATGCGGACCACCGGACCCGAAGCCATCGAAACACCTTGGGCCACAGAGATGCTCGACGACCTGCGGGGTACAGGCGCCTGACCTTCGGCCCGGCGCCCTCCCGTGCGGATCGAGGCCTCAGCAGTGGTATTGCACCAGCGCACCGAGATTCGCGACCTCCGGACCGGCCTCCGACTCCTTGACCTCGCCCGAGCCGAAGCGCGTCGTCCCGCGCCGAATGGTCTCCACCACCCGCACGTCCTCCCAGGACTTGAGGTTCTCGGGTTCGGCCAGCGTGAGCGGATCGACGCTGAGCACCACAAGATCGGCCAGTTTGCCGGTTTCGATGGTGCCCTTCGTCTTCTCCTCGAAGTACTGGTACGCGGCATTGCTGGTCAATGATCTGAGCGCATCACGCACCGACACCCGCTGTTCGGCGCCGATGACGGTCCCGCCGCCGGCCGACGTCGTGCGGGTCACCCGGGTGACCTGACTGGACAGAATGGCGATCGAATTCGCCAGCGCCACAGGCGCATCGTGATGCGCGGTATAGCGCAGCCCGTTCTCCAGCGCCCACGCGGTCGGCGAAATGTTCTCGGCGCGTGCGCCTCCCAGTACCGTGCTGCGATACCACTCACCCCAGTAGAAGGTATGCATGGTGAAGAACGACGGGATGATGCCGAGCCGGGCGAATGCCTCGATCTGATCCCGTCGAGCCGTTTGCGCGTGAATCGCGACGGGCCT encodes the following:
- a CDS encoding MFS transporter is translated as MTGTLETAPGAPGSSASRKPPLAAVLAAVGIPMFMVTLDNLVVTSALPVIKHDLGASLSDLQWFVNAYTLSFASLLLTASALGDRLGRRKLFLFGIALFTAASAACAMASEPWMLILFRAIQGFGAAAVMPLSLTLLSASVPEKMRSAAIGIWGGISGLGVALGPVIGGAVVDGLNWQWIFWINVPIGILAVPFVARVLNESFGGARRLDVIGLLLSAGGVLAVVWGVIHGADDGWGSAVVLSGLLGGAALLVAFVVWERRVGAPMLPLHLFRSRGFSVINTVLFTFSIGVFGSIFLLAQYFQVVQGYSPLQSGIRTMPWTMAPMVVAPLAGLIVDKVGPRVLVATGQVLLAFALGWMALIVTVDVSYGSFVLPFILGGIGMGLTFAPASSVVMASASAQDQGMASGANNTIREVGVAMGVAILASVFASRGGYATPQSYVDGLQPAIYVGAAIVAVGAVISLFLPGRKRPAAEITVTQRDSEPGLAPLH
- the pheT gene encoding phenylalanine--tRNA ligase subunit beta, producing the protein MRVAQSWLTEILQRTTPGWSVTPEELDAGFVRVGLEVEEVEQLQRVGGEIEHPLVVGRVAEITELTEFKKPIRFCKVDIGTPELQEIVCGARNFAVGDLVVVVLPGGELPGGFKIASRKTYGHTSNGMICSVAELAIGKDHNGILVLEPGTAEPGTDANELLGLDDTVIELAITPDRGYAFSARGLARELACGFDLEFQDPAVRSLPDADAEAWPVRLEPEALCTRFAVRKVAGIDPKAVSPWWLQRRLLLSGVRPISPAVDVTNYVMLELGQPLHAFDAAKVSGGLVVRRANKGETLRTLDEVERTLDAEDVVIADDSGVISLAGIMGGASTEVGGESTEIILEAATWNPIAVARTARRHKLGSEASRRFERIVDPELNLAALDRAAGLLAEIAGGTVESVLTDVRVPVPAVEPIAMDIDLADRIAGVHYAPGASTRRLQQVGCAVDVGVSEAGHGQLIVTPPSWRPDLTQPADLVEEVLRLEGLDKIPSVLPTAPAGRGLTAEQKRRRAVSKALAFEGCVEVPVPVFMSREVFDIWGLPADDPRRNTMRVLNPLDADRPELASTLLPGLLEVAARNISRGERDLAIYGIAQVVRRTEQTAPVGPLPVDRRPTEDEIGALLRSLPDQPVHVAAVLTGKREPRGPWGPGRAVEAADAFGLVDVVAEAAGVVIERRAVAFLPWHPGRGAELLVDGAVVGHAGELHPAVLERSGLPPRTCAVVIDLDALPLRENRPTPVVSPFPAVLQDVSVSVAKTVPAASVEAALRSGAGELLDKISLFDVYEGAQAGEGRKSLTYALRFRAIDRTLTEDEASAARDSAVAAAADAVGAVLR
- a CDS encoding nitroreductase family protein, coding for MNTMISVAEAIRARRTVRHYRPDPVPAAALEALLELAMEAPSSWNLQDRSIVVVTEPAGRDGLAWATGGQPQPQEAPVLLVFVAETQAWQEDRGDVYDHARRNGAWNEQFIAGFSVASTEFQQNLAERGLLREYAVKDAMIAAAYVMLAATELGLATSPMNGWEEDRVKKVIGIEDRPDLSIALLMSVGYAAEQRPHPGRRAVERTVFRETYPVA
- a CDS encoding winged helix-turn-helix transcriptional regulator gives rise to the protein MTTFVESSGLPADVYSPKCPTRQVLDHIAGKWTILVVDALLQQDTMRYTELSRRIGGVSQKMLTQTLRSLEGDGFLTRTMHPTIPPRVEYQLTPLGRSLAEPISALRQWTETHINEVERARALNHAE
- the pheS gene encoding phenylalanine--tRNA ligase subunit alpha codes for the protein MADDNDRAEQTAALTEESLAAAAEAAEKAFAAATDLEALATAKTEYMGGKSPIALAQRSLGTLPKEEKSEAGKRVNVARQRVTHAYEARNTELLAERDAAVLVAEAIDVTLPARRGAVGARHPINALSERVGDVFVAMGWEIAEGPEVETEHFNFDALNFLPDHPARTMQDTFHIAPEGSRQVLRTHTSPVQVRSMLSRDLPIYVVCPGRTFRTDELDATHTPVFSQVEGLAIDKGLTMAHLKGTLDAFARALFGPNTTTRMRPSFFPFTEPSAEVDVWFEDKKGGPGWVEWGGCGMVNPKVLIASGIDPEVYSGFAFGMGLERTLQFRNGLPDMRDIVEGDVRFTLPFGIQA
- a CDS encoding TetR/AcrR family transcriptional regulator, which translates into the protein MTRTRMTASERGEEVLQAAVIAFAQSGYAATKTDEIARLAGVSQPYVIRLFGTKQQLFLATLELACDRIEEIFRAAALEADPVAAPRDKLDTLGSAFETFLDERDLPLMLLHGFAACGEPAIGIATRDRFGRIYQLIRDLTGASVSEARDFIAAGMLLTDLAAMRTTGPEAIETPWATEMLDDLRGTGA